From Cyanobium sp. Tous-M-B4, the proteins below share one genomic window:
- a CDS encoding anthranilate synthase component I family protein, whose amino-acid sequence MSPPRHREPQYHPLPWRDPWPLVQALAAELGREGLVWLDSDGSAQGPCSRLGLAPLEQRICRGLPGEAGASDPFALLADLAAGGGHWMGWLSYEAGAWVEPAPHWQSPDMALLWAARHDPVLVFDHGSQQQWLEGQDPARLSSFAALLERLDLGTAPASQSPAAIAPASWHWHTPPERFAAQVEQVLAWIAAGDLFQANLTACCEHSLTSPADPLGLYGRLRELCAAPFAGLAIAGGAAAGEAVLSASPERFLRVGEGGQVETRPIKGTRPRHGDTDADADAAADLVTSPKDRAENVMIVDLLRNDLGRVCKPGSIQVPQLVGLESYRQVHHLTSVVRGQLQPGFDTVDLLRACWPGGSITGAPKIRACQRLHGLEPVPRGPYCGSLFRLGVDGQFDSNILIRSLLLRGQRLRAHAGCGIVADSDPAAEAEELGWKLQPLLEALA is encoded by the coding sequence ATGAGCCCGCCCCGGCACCGCGAGCCCCAATATCACCCCTTGCCCTGGCGGGATCCCTGGCCCCTAGTGCAAGCCCTGGCGGCCGAGCTGGGTAGGGAAGGTCTGGTGTGGCTCGATAGCGATGGCAGCGCCCAGGGCCCCTGCAGCCGCCTTGGCCTGGCGCCCCTGGAGCAGCGCATCTGCCGCGGCCTGCCGGGGGAGGCCGGCGCCAGTGATCCCTTTGCGCTGCTGGCCGATCTAGCCGCTGGCGGCGGCCATTGGATGGGCTGGCTCAGCTACGAAGCCGGGGCCTGGGTGGAGCCGGCACCCCATTGGCAGTCGCCCGACATGGCCCTGCTCTGGGCTGCCCGCCACGACCCGGTGCTGGTGTTTGACCATGGCAGCCAGCAGCAGTGGCTCGAGGGTCAAGACCCAGCGCGGCTGAGCAGCTTCGCTGCCCTGTTGGAGCGGCTTGATCTAGGCACCGCGCCAGCGAGCCAATCCCCGGCCGCGATCGCGCCAGCCTCCTGGCACTGGCACACCCCACCGGAGCGCTTTGCCGCCCAGGTGGAGCAAGTGTTGGCCTGGATCGCCGCCGGCGATCTTTTCCAAGCCAATCTCACCGCCTGCTGCGAGCACTCCTTAACAAGCCCCGCCGATCCCCTCGGCCTTTACGGCCGCCTGCGCGAGCTATGCGCCGCCCCCTTTGCTGGCCTGGCGATCGCCGGCGGCGCGGCGGCGGGGGAGGCGGTGCTGTCGGCCTCACCGGAGCGGTTCCTACGGGTGGGGGAGGGCGGGCAGGTGGAAACCAGGCCGATCAAGGGCACCCGGCCGCGCCATGGCGATACCGACGCCGATGCCGACGCCGCCGCCGACCTGGTGACCAGCCCCAAGGACCGGGCCGAGAACGTGATGATCGTCGACTTACTGCGCAACGACCTGGGCCGGGTGTGCAAGCCAGGCTCGATTCAGGTGCCCCAGCTGGTGGGGCTGGAGAGCTACCGCCAGGTACACCACCTCACCTCGGTGGTGCGGGGCCAGCTGCAGCCGGGGTTCGACACGGTTGATCTGCTGCGGGCCTGCTGGCCAGGCGGGTCGATCACCGGCGCCCCCAAGATCCGCGCCTGCCAGCGCCTGCATGGCCTCGAGCCGGTGCCGCGGGGGCCCTACTGCGGCTCCCTATTCAGGCTTGGGGTCGACGGCCAGTTCGACAGCAACATCCTGATCCGCTCGCTGCTGCTGCGCGGCCAGCGCCTACGGGCCCACGCCGGCTGCGGCATCGTGGCCGACTCCGACCCCGCCGCCGAAGCCGAGGAGTTGGGCTGGAAACTGCAACCGCTGCTGGAGGCCCTGGCATGA